One Bos taurus isolate L1 Dominette 01449 registration number 42190680 breed Hereford chromosome 3, ARS-UCD2.0, whole genome shotgun sequence DNA window includes the following coding sequences:
- the TACSTD2 gene encoding tumor-associated calcium signal transducer 2, translating to MARGPGLALLSPWLLMLAAVIGHAAAQNQCVCPTNKMTVCDERDPSGRCQCRVLGSNQAVNCSTLTSKCLLLKARMSASHSGRALVRPSEHAIVDNDGLYDPDCDQQGRFKARQCNQTSVCWCVNSVGVRRTDKGDLSLKCDEVVRTYHILIDLRHRPDAPAFNHSDLDAELRQLFQQRYLLQPKFVSAVHYEHPTIQIELRQNSSQKVAGEVDIGDAAYYFERDVKGESLFLGPRDLNLRVGGQPLVLEQMLIYYLDEKPPQFSMKRLTSGLIAVVVVVVVAVVAGAAVLVITNRRKSGKYKKVEIKELGEIRQKPSL from the coding sequence ATGGCCCGGGGCCCGGGCCTCGCGCTGCTGTCGCCGTGGCTCCTGATGCTGGCGGCGGTGATCGGCCACGCGGCCGCGCAGAACCAGTGCGTGTGTCCCACCAACAAGATGACCGTGTGCGACGAGCGCGACCCGAGCGGCCGCTGCCAGTGCCGCGTGCTCGGCTCGAACCAGGCGGTCAACTGTTCCACGCTCACGTCCAAGTGCCTGCTGCTCAAGGCGCGCATGAGCGCCTCCCACAGCGGCCGCGCGCTGGTGCGGCCGAGCGAGCACGCGATCGTGGACAACGACGGCCTGTACGACCCGGACTGCGACCAGCAGGGGCGCTTCAAGGCGCGCCAGTGCAACCAGACGTCGGTGTGCTGGTGCGTGAACTCGGTGGGCGTGCGCCGCACCGACAAGGGCGACCTGAGCCTGAAGTGCGACGAGGTGGTGCGCACCTACCACATCCTTATTGACCTGCGCCACCGCCCGGACGCCCCAGCCTTCAACCACTCGGACCTGGACGCTGAGCTGCGGCAGCTCTTCCAGCAGCGCTATCTGCTGCAGCCCAAGTTCGTGAGTGCTGTGCACTACGAGCACCCTACCATCCAGATCGAGCTGCGCCAGAACTCGTCGCAGAAGGTCGCCGGCGAGGTGGACATCGGCGACGCCGCGTACTACTTCGAGAGGGACGTCAAGGGCGAGTCGCTGTTCCTAGGCCCCCGCGACCTCAACTTGCGCGTGGGCGGACAGCCCCTGGTCCTGGAGCAGATGCTCATCTACTACCTGGACGAGAAGCCCCCCCAGTTCTCCATGAAGCGCCTCACCAGCGGCCTCATCGCCGTCGTCGTGGTGGTCGTGGTGGCGGTGGTCGCCGGCGCGGCCGTCCTGGTGATCACCAATCGCAGAAAGTCGGGAAAGTACAAGAAGGTGGAGATCAAGGAACTGGGGGAGATAAGACAGAAACCGAGCTTGTAG